A stretch of the Staphylococcus sp. NRL 16/872 genome encodes the following:
- the agrC gene encoding quorum-sensing sensor histidine kinase AgrC, giving the protein MNLLDFIPLSIFQSAMLILVSKLIIDIKFKKWDYLAVIGIIIPCTILFYFLDRKSVLILIISCIIFFYFKAGLWSILAILISTLIMYISNFFTLALFVVTGNSMKLQFFEIAIYMISYTLIALVCVYLVRFLVKLLKKSYLFFNKFYIIIISLFLILSIVVLYLYTQKFYLDTQGLRLFAYVFLAILLFLILCIIIITYTTQRELRYKRNMQEIETYYEYTLQIESINNEMRKFRHDYVNILTTMSEYIRENDMTGLKEYFNENIVPMKDNLQMNSIKINGTENLKVRAIKGLVTTKILQAQEKNIPISIEVPELVEHIEMNTIDLSRIIGIIIDNAIEASEDLKDALIRIAFINTENSVMFIVMNKCKEDIPRIHELFQERFSTKGENRGLGLTTLKEITDSTENVLLDTTIENGYFVQKVEIINNMS; this is encoded by the coding sequence ATGAATCTTTTAGATTTTATACCATTATCAATTTTTCAGTCTGCAATGTTAATTTTAGTTTCAAAACTCATAATAGATATTAAGTTTAAAAAATGGGATTATTTAGCCGTAATTGGCATTATAATCCCATGTACTATTTTATTTTACTTTTTAGACAGAAAATCTGTTTTAATACTAATTATTTCTTGTATTATATTTTTTTATTTCAAGGCCGGACTTTGGTCTATTTTAGCTATTTTAATTTCCACTTTAATAATGTACATTAGTAATTTCTTTACTCTAGCATTGTTTGTAGTTACTGGAAATAGTATGAAACTTCAGTTTTTTGAAATAGCTATTTATATGATTTCATATACTCTTATTGCTTTAGTTTGTGTATATCTTGTCAGATTTTTAGTGAAATTATTAAAAAAATCTTATCTGTTCTTCAATAAATTTTACATTATTATAATTTCATTATTTTTAATATTATCTATTGTTGTCCTTTATTTATATACACAAAAATTTTATCTAGATACTCAAGGTCTTCGTTTATTTGCATATGTATTTTTGGCTATTTTACTTTTCTTAATACTATGCATTATTATTATCACTTATACAACACAAAGAGAACTTCGTTATAAACGTAACATGCAAGAAATTGAAACGTACTACGAATATACGCTTCAAATTGAGTCTATTAACAACGAAATGCGTAAGTTCCGACACGACTACGTCAATATTTTAACGACTATGTCTGAATATATTCGTGAAAATGATATGACTGGCTTGAAAGAATATTTCAATGAAAACATTGTACCTATGAAAGATAATCTTCAAATGAACTCGATTAAGATTAATGGTACAGAGAACTTAAAGGTTCGTGCTATTAAAGGGTTAGTCACAACTAAAATTCTTCAAGCGCAAGAAAAGAACATCCCTATTAGTATTGAAGTACCTGAGTTAGTTGAACATATTGAAATGAATACAATAGATTTAAGCCGAATTATTGGGATTATTATTGACAATGCGATTGAAGCTTCTGAAGACTTAAAGGATGCTTTAATAAGAATTGCTTTCATTAATACCGAAAACTCTGTTATGTTTATTGTGATGAACAAATGTAAAGAGGATATACCTCGTATTCATGAGTTGTTTCAGGAACGTTTTTCAACTAAAGGAGAGAATCGTGGTTTAGGTTTAACGACCTTGAAAGAAATTACAGATTCGACTGAAAATGTCTTACTTGATACAACCATTGAGAATGGCTATTTTGTTCAAAAAGTAGAAATTATAAATAATATGTCATAA
- the agrD gene encoding cyclic lactone autoinducer peptide AgrD → MNLLSVLFAKIFSFIFSIVGTFSVQDVCSFYFDEPEVPEELQNLSNK, encoded by the coding sequence ATGAATTTATTAAGTGTTTTATTTGCAAAAATCTTTAGTTTTATCTTTAGTATTGTTGGGACTTTTTCAGTACAAGACGTGTGTAGCTTTTATTTTGATGAACCAGAAGTTCCTGAAGAATTACAAAATTTATCTAATAAATAA
- a CDS encoding accessory gene regulator AgrB: MKAIDKRIERFASYLQRKNNLNHIQFLKVRLGLQVVVSNLAKTIVTYGAAIIFHIFLYTLITHVSYFLIRHFAHGAHAKSSLLCHVQNLILFVGLPWLVAYFPINLGIMYTVALIGLILIVLYAPAATKKQPIPQHLRGRKKILSIVTILIMIIISLIVPAPYKQLILLGVTLESLTLLPLFFPKEDN; encoded by the coding sequence TTGAAAGCAATTGACAAAAGAATTGAACGCTTTGCTTCCTACTTACAACGAAAGAATAACCTTAATCATATTCAGTTTTTGAAAGTGCGATTAGGTTTACAAGTTGTAGTAAGTAATTTAGCAAAGACAATTGTGACATATGGTGCTGCTATCATATTCCATATATTTCTATACACTTTAATTACACATGTTAGTTATTTTTTAATCAGGCATTTTGCGCATGGGGCTCATGCTAAGTCATCATTGTTATGTCATGTTCAAAATTTAATCTTATTTGTTGGTTTACCTTGGCTCGTTGCTTATTTTCCAATAAATTTGGGTATAATGTACACGGTTGCATTAATTGGCTTAATTCTGATTGTATTGTATGCTCCTGCTGCAACAAAGAAACAGCCAATACCTCAACATTTAAGAGGAAGAAAGAAAATATTATCTATTGTTACTATATTAATAATGATAATTATTTCGTTAATAGTACCAGCGCCATACAAACAGTTAATTTTATTGGGAGTAACACTTGAAAGTCTTACTCTACTACCACTATTCTTTCCTAAGGAGGACAATTAA
- a CDS encoding carbon-nitrogen family hydrolase has product MKIQLFQFYVEYGNAEKNEKKIKNWFETELNEDTEVVVLPEMWNNGYALDELSLKADQELARSFPFIQTLAKTYNVDIVAGSVSNIRNGKVYNTAFTVSKEGQRINKYDKVHLVPMLNEPEFLESGKTAPEPFTLSSGVIATQIICYDLRFPELLRYPAREGAQIGFYVAQWPTARLNHWRALLQARAIENDMFIIACNGTGNDGNTDYAGHSMVINPNGEILTELGQEEESIVVDIDIDEVEQQRNNIPVFKNLRLELYK; this is encoded by the coding sequence ATGAAGATTCAATTATTTCAATTTTATGTTGAATACGGAAATGCTGAAAAAAATGAAAAAAAAATAAAAAATTGGTTTGAAACTGAATTAAATGAAGATACTGAAGTCGTGGTCTTACCAGAAATGTGGAATAATGGATACGCTTTAGATGAATTATCACTCAAAGCAGATCAAGAACTAGCTAGAAGTTTTCCTTTTATTCAAACACTTGCCAAAACTTATAACGTGGATATTGTAGCTGGCTCCGTTTCAAATATTCGTAACGGAAAAGTGTATAATACAGCTTTTACTGTTTCAAAAGAAGGCCAAAGAATTAATAAATATGACAAAGTTCATCTTGTACCTATGTTAAATGAACCTGAATTTCTAGAAAGTGGTAAAACAGCTCCCGAGCCATTCACCCTTTCTTCAGGTGTTATCGCAACTCAAATCATTTGTTATGATCTGCGCTTTCCTGAACTTCTTAGATATCCAGCACGTGAAGGTGCACAAATTGGCTTTTATGTAGCGCAATGGCCTACTGCACGATTAAACCATTGGAGAGCTTTACTACAAGCGCGCGCTATTGAAAACGATATGTTCATTATTGCATGCAATGGTACAGGTAATGATGGAAACACGGACTATGCGGGACACTCAATGGTTATAAACCCTAATGGAGAAATATTAACAGAACTTGGTCAAGAAGAAGAAAGTATTGTGGTAGATATTGATATCGATGAAGTAGAACAACAACGTAATAATATTCCAGTATTCAAAAATTTAAGATTAGAACTTTATAAATAA